CCCCGACTGCGAAATCGCCACCACCAGCGTCTCCGGCCCGAAGGGGGAATCCCCGTATCGAAGCTCGCTCGAAAGCCCCGCCTCCGCCGGCAGCCCCGCAAGCTCCTCCACCGCCACCTTCCCCACCAGGGCCGCGTGCCAGGCCGTCCCGCACCCCGCCAGCACCACCCGCTTCAGGCGCCCCACCGGAAGATCCAGCTCCCCTCCCAGCCCCTCCTCCCGCCCGGCGAATTCCGCCGCCAGCGTCTGCGGCTGCTCGTGGATCTCCTTGAGCATGAAATGCGCATAGCCCCCCTTGGCCGCCCCCTCCGCCTCCCAGTCGATCCGGAGAGGCGCCCGCGAGACGGGACGCAGCGCGCGATCGAAGAGGCGCACCCCGGACGCGTCCAGGGTCGCCAGCTCGCCCTCCTCGAGGGGAACGATCCGCCGCGTATGCGGCAGGAGCGCCGACGGGTCGCTCGCCAGGAAGTTCTCGCCTTCGCCCAGACCGAGAACGAGCGGGCAGTTGGCCCGCGCCGCCACGAGAAAGCCCGGCCGGTCCGCGAAGGCCACGCCCACGGCGAAACTTCCGCTCATCTCACGCACGGCGCGGGCCACGGCTCGAAGCGGGTCGCCGCCGACTTCGGGAAGGAATCGCTCGATGAGATGGGGGATGACTTCGGTGTCGGTCTGCGACCGGAAGGCATGGCCCGCCAGCGCCCGGCGCAGCGCGTCGCAGTTCTCGATGATGCCGTTGTGGACCACGGCGACCCGGCGGTCGCAGGAGAAGTGGGGATGCGCGTTCGACCGGGTGACCCCTCCGTGCGTCGCCCACCGCGTGTGGCCCAGCCCCGTGCCTCCGTGAAGCGCCCGGCCGCGGAGGCGGGCCTCGAGAGAGGCGATCTTTCCCGGCGCCTTCTCCGCCACGAGTCCCCGGCCGTTGAGCACGACCACGCCCGCCGAGTCATAGCCGCGGTATTCCAGGCGCTTGAGGCCGTCCAGCAGGATTTCGAGCGCCGGCCGGGGGCCGACGTAACCGACGATTCCGCACATGGAACTTCCTCCCCGTGACGAGATGCTCCGCGGGAAAGGGACCGGCCGCCGCCGGCCCGCGTCCTGGGGAAGGGATCCTCCGACCGGAATCTTGTTATACGCGTCGGGAAAAGCGCGCTCCGTGAGGCGCTTTCCGTAACGGAGCGACCGACGGGCGCGTCTTGGGAACGGCGGTCTTCGGAGGAACGGCATGGCGGCGCTCGAGATCGACGTCGTGACGGGCGGTGCGGGTTTCATCGGGAGCCATCTGGTCCGCGCGCTCCTGGCCGAGGGCCGGCGCGTGCGCGTGGTGGACGACTTCTCGAGCGGGCGGCGCGAGAACGTGCCCGGGGGAGTGGAGCTTCTCGAGGGCGATGCGGAGGCGCTTGCGGAGCGCGCCGCTCGGGGCGCCGCCGTGATCTACCATCTG
This region of Planctomycetota bacterium genomic DNA includes:
- a CDS encoding isomerizing glutamine--fructose-6-phosphate transaminase is translated as MCGIVGYVGPRPALEILLDGLKRLEYRGYDSAGVVVLNGRGLVAEKAPGKIASLEARLRGRALHGGTGLGHTRWATHGGVTRSNAHPHFSCDRRVAVVHNGIIENCDALRRALAGHAFRSQTDTEVIPHLIERFLPEVGGDPLRAVARAVREMSGSFAVGVAFADRPGFLVAARANCPLVLGLGEGENFLASDPSALLPHTRRIVPLEEGELATLDASGVRLFDRALRPVSRAPLRIDWEAEGAAKGGYAHFMLKEIHEQPQTLAAEFAGREEGLGGELDLPVGRLKRVVLAGCGTAWHAALVGKVAVEELAGLPAEAGLSSELRYGDSPFGPETLVVAISQSG